The Trinickia acidisoli genome includes a window with the following:
- the nadC gene encoding carboxylating nicotinate-nucleotide diphosphorylase encodes MQQATLGHGAVSPLFAEIRERYGAAFDMALARNVADALAEDVGEGDLTGRLVPADSLRDARILVREEAVLCGVPWFMAVMQRVDPAIEIDWRYREGDVMAADTPVCFLRGPARALLTAERNGLNFLQLLSGVATVTRRYVDAVAGTRARILDTRKTLPGLRLAQKYAVRVGGGANHRLALYDGILIKENHIAAAGGVGPALDAAYALDAGVSIQIEVETLEQLESALAHRAESILLDNFSFEAMRDAVKLTAGRALLEVSGGVNFETVRAIAETGVDRISIGALTKDVRATDYSMRLI; translated from the coding sequence GTGCAACAAGCAACGCTGGGCCACGGCGCCGTATCGCCGCTTTTCGCCGAGATTCGCGAGCGGTATGGTGCGGCGTTCGACATGGCGCTCGCGCGCAACGTCGCCGATGCGCTGGCGGAAGACGTTGGCGAGGGCGATCTTACGGGGCGGCTCGTGCCGGCTGATTCGCTACGCGATGCGCGGATTCTCGTGCGCGAAGAAGCAGTGCTTTGCGGGGTGCCGTGGTTCATGGCCGTGATGCAGCGTGTCGATCCGGCGATCGAGATCGACTGGCGCTATCGCGAGGGCGATGTCATGGCGGCCGATACGCCCGTTTGCTTTCTGCGCGGGCCGGCGCGAGCGCTGCTGACGGCCGAGCGCAATGGCTTGAACTTCCTGCAGCTACTCTCGGGCGTGGCGACCGTAACGCGTCGCTACGTGGACGCGGTCGCAGGCACCCGCGCGCGTATTCTCGATACGCGCAAGACGCTGCCGGGGCTGCGCCTGGCGCAAAAGTACGCCGTGCGCGTGGGCGGTGGGGCGAATCACCGCCTCGCACTCTATGACGGCATCCTGATCAAAGAGAATCATATTGCCGCGGCCGGCGGAGTCGGTCCCGCGCTCGATGCGGCCTACGCGCTCGATGCGGGTGTGTCGATTCAGATCGAGGTCGAGACGCTCGAGCAGCTCGAATCGGCGCTCGCGCATCGTGCGGAATCGATTCTGCTCGACAATTTTTCGTTCGAGGCGATGCGAGATGCCGTCAAGCTGACGGCTGGGCGCGCGCTGCTCGAGGTGTCGGGCGGCGTCAACTTCGAGACCGTGCGTGCGATCGCCGAGACGGGTGTGGATCGCATTTCCATCGGCGCGTTGACCAAGGACGTGCGGGCGACCGACTATTCGATGCGCTTGATCTAA
- the purN gene encoding phosphoribosylglycinamide formyltransferase codes for MKNIVILISGRGSNMEAIVRACAAERWPARIAAVVSNRPDAAGLAFAAAQGIATAVVEHGGFAEREAFDAALANVIDGFSPDLVVLAGFMRVLTSGFVERYAGRMLNVHPSLLPSFPGLRTHERALEAGVVLHGATVHFVTPELDHGPIVVQGAMPVTAGDDPGSLAKRLLAVEHVIYPRAVRWFVEERLAVAGLRVAVTPPEPQWYFSDTQGAAA; via the coding sequence ATGAAAAATATCGTGATTTTGATTTCCGGGCGCGGCAGCAACATGGAAGCCATCGTACGCGCCTGTGCGGCCGAGCGCTGGCCGGCGCGCATCGCCGCCGTCGTCTCGAACCGGCCCGACGCCGCCGGGCTGGCGTTCGCGGCGGCGCAAGGCATCGCGACGGCCGTCGTCGAACATGGCGGCTTTGCCGAGCGCGAGGCGTTCGATGCCGCACTGGCCAACGTCATCGACGGCTTTTCCCCCGACCTCGTCGTGCTGGCCGGCTTCATGCGCGTGCTAACTTCCGGCTTCGTCGAGCGTTACGCGGGCCGCATGCTGAACGTGCACCCGTCGCTGTTGCCGAGCTTTCCGGGGCTGCGCACGCACGAGCGCGCGCTTGAAGCCGGCGTTGTGCTGCACGGCGCGACCGTGCATTTCGTGACGCCCGAGCTCGATCACGGCCCGATCGTCGTGCAAGGGGCCATGCCGGTCACGGCCGGCGACGATCCGGGCTCGCTCGCCAAGCGCCTGCTCGCGGTCGAACACGTCATTTATCCGCGCGCGGTGCGCTGGTTCGTCGAAGAGCGCTTGGCGGTCGCGGGGCTGCGAGTTGCCGTGACGCCGCCGGAGCCGCAATGGTATTTCTCGGACACACAAGGGGCGGCTGCATGA
- a CDS encoding bifunctional riboflavin kinase/FAD synthetase: MRVFRGLPNAESRAPCALTIGNFDGVHRGHQALLALVNEAAHARGLPVCVMTFEPHPREFFNPAGAPPRIAMLRDKLEALRTNGVERVVVEHFNHTFASQSPDAFVKRILVDGLHARWVLIGDDFRYGAKRAGDFASLKAAGEQYGFEVEQMSTVADPSGARISSSGVRTSLVAGDLDAARAALGRPYAISGHVVHGLKLGRDLGFPTLNLPIAHKRPALAGIFIVRVHGIGDAPLPGVASLGLRPTVDDSGRVLLEVHLVDWHGDAYGKLVRVEFLKKLRDEEKFADLETLTAAIARDVADGRAYFAALDGARSDADAAPGSRTTGFSTSATDRIR; encoded by the coding sequence GTGAGAGTCTTCCGCGGTCTTCCCAACGCCGAAAGCCGCGCGCCCTGCGCGCTGACGATCGGTAACTTCGACGGTGTCCACCGCGGCCACCAGGCGTTGCTCGCCCTTGTGAACGAGGCCGCGCACGCGCGCGGCCTGCCCGTGTGCGTCATGACCTTCGAGCCGCATCCGCGCGAATTCTTCAACCCGGCGGGCGCGCCGCCGCGCATTGCGATGCTGCGCGACAAACTCGAAGCGCTACGCACGAACGGCGTCGAGCGGGTCGTCGTCGAGCATTTCAACCACACGTTCGCCAGCCAATCGCCCGATGCGTTCGTCAAACGCATCCTCGTCGACGGGCTGCATGCGCGCTGGGTGCTCATCGGCGACGATTTCCGCTACGGTGCCAAACGTGCCGGCGATTTCGCCTCGCTCAAGGCGGCTGGAGAACAATACGGGTTCGAGGTCGAGCAAATGTCGACCGTTGCCGATCCGAGTGGCGCGCGTATTTCGAGCTCGGGCGTGCGCACCTCGCTCGTCGCCGGCGATTTGGACGCCGCGCGCGCCGCACTCGGGCGGCCTTACGCGATCAGCGGGCACGTGGTACACGGGCTCAAGCTGGGCCGCGACCTCGGTTTCCCGACGCTGAACCTACCGATCGCCCACAAGCGCCCCGCGCTGGCGGGCATTTTCATCGTGCGCGTCCACGGCATCGGAGACGCCCCGCTGCCGGGCGTCGCGAGCCTCGGGCTGCGTCCGACCGTCGACGATTCCGGGCGCGTCCTGCTCGAAGTGCACTTGGTCGATTGGCACGGCGACGCCTATGGCAAACTCGTGCGCGTCGAATTTCTGAAGAAGCTGCGCGACGAGGAGAAGTTCGCCGATCTCGAAACGCTGACGGCGGCCATCGCGCGCGACGTCGCGGACGGGCGCGCGTACTTTGCGGCGCTCGACGGCGCCCGATCCGACGCCGATGCCGCGCCGGGCAGCCGCACGACGGGGTTCTCCACGTCGGCGACCGACCGAATTCGCTAG
- a CDS encoding DesA family fatty acid desaturase has translation MLNSLLDFLAHGFLRCSWWQIVLIALALTHVTIIGVTVYLHRCQAHRALDLHPAASHFFRLWLWMTTGMLTGQWASIHRKHHAKCETEEDPHSPQTRGIWKVLLEGAELYRTEAKNEETLRRFGHGTPNDWIERNVYTRYPILGVSIMMVIDVALFGIVGLSVWAVQMMWIPFWAAGVVNGLAHFWGYRNFNSADASTNIFPWGILIGGEELHNNHHTFATSAKLSNKWFEFDIGWGYIRLMSVLGLAKVKKIAPTPRLTSDKLVLDQDTLQAVLTNRYEVMARYAKTVKRAYRQELARLKEIGSGEKYQLMRGARTWFHKDEAGLDEPQKRQLPEIFANSQTLSTFIELRNDLSAIWERSNASREQLLVQLQDWCHRAEQSGIKALQEFAMRLRRYA, from the coding sequence TTGCTGAATTCCCTTCTTGATTTTCTCGCGCACGGCTTCCTTCGCTGCTCGTGGTGGCAAATCGTGCTGATCGCGCTTGCCCTCACGCACGTGACGATCATCGGCGTGACCGTGTATTTGCACCGCTGTCAGGCGCATCGTGCGCTTGATCTGCACCCGGCCGCGAGCCACTTCTTCCGGCTATGGCTGTGGATGACGACCGGCATGCTCACGGGCCAGTGGGCGTCGATCCACCGCAAGCATCACGCGAAGTGCGAAACGGAAGAGGATCCGCACAGCCCGCAAACGCGCGGCATCTGGAAGGTGCTGCTCGAGGGAGCGGAGTTGTACCGCACCGAGGCCAAGAACGAAGAAACGTTGCGCCGCTTCGGCCACGGCACGCCGAACGACTGGATCGAGCGCAACGTGTACACGCGCTATCCGATCCTCGGCGTGAGCATCATGATGGTGATCGACGTTGCGCTGTTCGGCATCGTCGGGCTGTCGGTGTGGGCCGTGCAGATGATGTGGATTCCGTTTTGGGCGGCCGGGGTCGTCAACGGGCTCGCGCATTTCTGGGGTTACCGCAACTTCAACTCGGCCGACGCGAGCACGAACATCTTCCCGTGGGGCATCCTGATCGGCGGCGAAGAGCTTCACAACAATCACCATACGTTCGCGACGTCGGCCAAGCTGTCGAACAAGTGGTTCGAGTTCGACATCGGCTGGGGCTACATCCGCTTGATGTCGGTTCTCGGCCTGGCGAAAGTCAAGAAGATCGCGCCCACGCCGCGTCTGACCTCCGACAAGCTCGTGCTCGACCAAGACACGCTGCAGGCGGTGCTGACGAATCGCTACGAGGTCATGGCGCGCTACGCGAAGACGGTCAAGCGAGCCTACCGGCAGGAGCTCGCGCGCCTCAAGGAAATCGGCTCAGGCGAGAAGTACCAACTGATGCGCGGCGCGCGCACGTGGTTCCATAAGGACGAAGCGGGGCTCGACGAGCCGCAGAAGCGCCAACTGCCCGAGATCTTCGCGAATAGCCAAACGCTGAGCACGTTCATCGAATTGCGCAACGACCTGAGCGCGATCTGGGAACGCTCGAACGCCTCGCGCGAACAATTGCTGGTGCAGCTCCAAGATTGGTGTCATCGCGCCGAGCAAAGCGGCATCAAGGCATTGCAGGAGTTCGCGATGCGTTTGCGCCGGTACGCTTAA
- a CDS encoding RsmB/NOP family class I SAM-dependent RNA methyltransferase yields MKTMKKKDKGSQAAGRTGGKRDSILHGFLVGQTETLLAEVLKFTGPADATTSRFFRAHPKLGHAERGVIAEAVFAVLRRRMEFAHLAESGSGSPTRRLALLGLMQTAGRAALARFVSEAEGAWLEHVSKIDPASLPLRVRTNLPGWIVEPLSKRFDAEELAQLAAALNYPAPLDLRVNPVKANREQVLDALQAAGIEAGATPFAPFGVRVVGKPALTKLKPFEDGWIEVQDEGSQLLCALVAPRRGEMIVDFCAGAGGKTLALGAAMRSTGRLYAFDVSDRRLAKLKPRLARSGLSNVHPVLIDSEHDAKIKRLAGKIDRVLVDAPCSGLGTLRRNPDLKWRQGPDAVEELAPKQASILSSAARLVKPGGRLVYATCSVLEAENEAIVVQFLADHPDFALVPAGQVLAEQRIELEMGDYLSLWPHRHATDGFFAAILERRA; encoded by the coding sequence ATGAAGACCATGAAGAAGAAAGACAAGGGCAGCCAGGCCGCCGGCCGCACCGGCGGCAAGCGCGATTCGATTCTGCACGGCTTTTTGGTCGGACAGACCGAAACGCTGCTCGCCGAGGTTCTCAAATTCACCGGCCCGGCCGACGCCACCACGAGCCGCTTTTTCCGCGCCCATCCGAAGCTTGGGCATGCGGAGCGCGGCGTCATCGCCGAAGCCGTTTTCGCCGTGTTGCGCCGGCGCATGGAGTTCGCGCATCTGGCCGAAAGCGGCAGCGGCAGCCCCACGCGACGCCTGGCGTTGCTCGGCCTCATGCAGACGGCCGGCCGCGCGGCGCTCGCGCGGTTCGTTTCCGAGGCGGAGGGCGCTTGGCTCGAGCACGTCTCGAAGATCGATCCGGCAAGCCTGCCGCTGCGTGTGCGGACGAACTTGCCCGGCTGGATCGTCGAGCCGCTCTCCAAGCGGTTCGATGCCGAGGAATTGGCTCAGCTCGCCGCGGCGCTCAACTACCCGGCGCCGCTCGATCTGCGCGTCAATCCTGTGAAGGCGAACCGCGAACAGGTGCTCGACGCGTTGCAGGCGGCCGGCATCGAAGCGGGCGCGACGCCGTTTGCGCCGTTCGGCGTGCGGGTCGTGGGCAAGCCGGCGTTGACCAAGCTCAAGCCGTTCGAGGACGGCTGGATCGAAGTTCAGGACGAAGGCAGCCAATTGCTCTGCGCGCTCGTGGCGCCGCGCCGCGGCGAGATGATCGTCGACTTTTGCGCCGGCGCCGGCGGCAAGACTCTCGCGCTCGGAGCGGCGATGCGCTCGACGGGGCGGCTGTACGCGTTCGACGTCTCCGACCGGCGTCTGGCCAAGCTCAAGCCGCGCCTTGCGCGCAGCGGCTTGTCGAACGTGCATCCGGTGCTGATCGATAGCGAGCACGACGCCAAGATCAAGCGCCTGGCCGGCAAGATCGATCGCGTGCTCGTCGATGCGCCGTGCAGCGGCCTCGGCACGCTGCGCCGCAACCCCGATCTGAAATGGCGCCAGGGCCCGGACGCCGTCGAGGAACTCGCGCCGAAGCAGGCGTCGATCCTGTCCAGCGCCGCGCGTCTCGTGAAGCCGGGCGGCCGCCTCGTTTATGCGACCTGCAGCGTGCTCGAAGCCGAGAACGAGGCGATCGTCGTGCAATTTCTCGCCGATCACCCCGATTTCGCGCTTGTGCCGGCCGGTCAGGTGCTCGCCGAGCAACGCATCGAACTCGAGATGGGTGACTACCTCTCGCTCTGGCCGCACCGGCACGCGACGGACGGTTTCTTCGCGGCGATCCTCGAGCGGCGCGCTTGA
- a CDS encoding mechanosensitive ion channel family protein encodes MQNHILSHMLAGIVRDYGQPVMIWQAGTLLGTLLVAWLLARLVRHKLDSHRRARHEAVRFGAESLHKALFPLLGGVLVWVAETVLDDYMSTSLLELALVPLIGIALIYILFFIARRVFGRTGQAHAWLSIAERIVSVAVWIGMVVTVLGIQDEVLRWMASVRFRIGTAHMTLLSLTTGLMWVCATLIFALWLGSAYEDRVMRAHSVDANLRVVLARVGRALLVLAALLISFSLVGIDITVLGVFGGALGVGLGFGLQKIASNYVSGFIILIDRSLRIGDTINVSGLQGMVTEIRTRYTTVRGLDGIETLIPNEKLITDVVQNHSSYLTRGYAKAAVQIAYTSDLERAMALLVEAARGVERVLEEPAPAAYLVGFGTDGINLELGFWVEEAAKGTTGTRSTVNRNIWRLFNEHGISIPYARRDVHLVGSLPAILGSAVEIAQDPAIDAAHGTAADSSNSGTGLARDASTGA; translated from the coding sequence ATGCAGAACCACATCCTCTCCCATATGCTGGCCGGCATCGTGCGCGATTACGGTCAGCCCGTGATGATCTGGCAGGCCGGTACGCTGCTCGGCACGCTGCTCGTCGCATGGCTGCTCGCGCGGCTCGTGCGCCACAAGCTCGATTCGCACCGTCGCGCCCGGCACGAAGCCGTGCGCTTCGGCGCCGAAAGTCTGCACAAAGCGTTGTTCCCGCTGCTGGGCGGGGTGCTCGTCTGGGTCGCGGAAACGGTGCTCGACGATTACATGTCGACGTCGCTGCTCGAACTCGCGCTCGTGCCGCTGATCGGCATTGCGCTGATCTACATCCTCTTTTTTATCGCGCGTCGCGTATTCGGGCGGACCGGGCAGGCGCACGCGTGGCTTTCGATCGCTGAAAGGATCGTCTCGGTGGCGGTCTGGATCGGCATGGTCGTGACCGTGCTCGGCATTCAGGACGAAGTGCTGCGCTGGATGGCATCGGTCCGGTTCCGTATCGGCACCGCGCACATGACGCTGCTCTCGCTCACGACGGGCTTGATGTGGGTCTGCGCTACGCTGATTTTTGCGCTGTGGCTCGGCTCGGCTTACGAGGACCGGGTAATGCGTGCGCATTCGGTCGACGCGAACCTGCGGGTCGTACTCGCGCGCGTCGGGCGCGCGCTGCTCGTGCTGGCGGCCCTGCTCATCAGCTTCTCGCTCGTCGGCATCGACATCACGGTGCTCGGCGTGTTCGGGGGCGCGCTCGGTGTTGGGCTCGGCTTCGGCCTGCAAAAAATCGCCAGCAACTACGTATCGGGTTTCATCATCTTGATCGATCGTTCCCTGCGGATCGGCGACACGATCAATGTCTCGGGCTTGCAAGGCATGGTGACCGAGATCCGCACGCGCTACACCACGGTACGCGGGCTCGACGGCATCGAGACGCTGATTCCGAACGAAAAGCTCATCACGGACGTCGTCCAGAACCACTCGTCGTATCTCACGCGCGGCTACGCGAAGGCGGCGGTGCAGATCGCCTACACGTCCGATCTCGAGCGCGCGATGGCATTGCTCGTCGAGGCGGCGCGCGGCGTCGAGCGCGTGCTCGAGGAGCCCGCGCCGGCGGCGTATCTGGTCGGCTTCGGCACCGACGGCATCAACCTCGAACTCGGCTTTTGGGTCGAGGAAGCGGCCAAAGGCACGACCGGCACGCGCTCGACCGTCAACCGCAACATTTGGCGGCTCTTCAACGAGCACGGCATCTCGATCCCCTATGCGCGGCGCGACGTCCATCTCGTCGGCAGCCTGCCCGCGATACTCGGCAGCGCCGTCGAAATCGCCCAAGATCCGGCAATCGATGCGGCGCACGGCACCGCCGCCGATTCGAGCAATTCGGGCACGGGGCTGGCTCGGGATGCATCGACGGGCGCGTGA
- the rpmG gene encoding 50S ribosomal protein L33, with protein sequence MAKGARDKIKLESTAGTGHFYTTTKNKRNMPEKMEIMKFDPVVRKHVAYKETKIK encoded by the coding sequence ATGGCCAAAGGCGCACGCGACAAGATCAAGCTGGAATCGACCGCAGGCACGGGTCACTTCTACACGACCACGAAGAACAAGCGCAACATGCCGGAAAAGATGGAGATCATGAAGTTCGATCCCGTCGTCCGCAAGCATGTGGCGTACAAGGAAACGAAGATCAAGTAA
- the radC gene encoding RadC family protein gives MQDSSSLISIPALAGRVHAGARRPGAGAARDMPRERLFGAGPAVLSDTELVAIFLGSGLPGHNVFDVARSLLERFGSLRAMLDATPADFHGLRGIGPAKTAVLLAVIEMARRALAERVREQPLVDSTAAVQDYVRLLIGTRPYEVFVCLFLDARHRLIDIEESSRGSLTRLAVYPREIVRRALDTNAASLIVAHNHPSGAVKPSASDRQLTRVLRETLALIDVRLVDHLVVGRHDVFSFAHAGWL, from the coding sequence ATGCAAGATAGTTCCAGCCTCATCTCGATACCCGCACTTGCCGGGCGCGTCCATGCCGGGGCACGCCGCCCCGGGGCAGGCGCGGCACGCGACATGCCGCGCGAGCGGCTCTTCGGCGCCGGCCCGGCCGTGCTGTCCGACACCGAACTCGTCGCAATCTTTCTCGGCTCGGGACTGCCCGGCCATAACGTCTTCGACGTCGCGCGCTCCCTGCTCGAGCGTTTCGGATCGCTGCGCGCGATGCTCGACGCCACGCCCGCCGATTTCCACGGCTTGCGTGGAATCGGGCCGGCAAAGACGGCCGTGCTGCTGGCCGTCATCGAGATGGCGCGCCGCGCGCTGGCCGAGCGGGTGCGCGAGCAGCCGCTCGTCGATTCGACTGCCGCCGTCCAAGACTACGTGCGGCTCTTGATCGGCACGCGCCCGTACGAAGTATTCGTCTGCCTCTTTCTCGACGCACGGCATCGCCTAATAGATATAGAGGAAAGCTCGCGCGGCTCGCTCACGCGCCTTGCCGTCTACCCGCGCGAAATCGTGCGCCGCGCGCTCGACACGAACGCCGCGAGCCTGATCGTCGCGCACAATCACCCCTCGGGCGCGGTCAAGCCGAGTGCGAGCGACCGTCAGCTCACGCGCGTGCTACGAGAAACGCTCGCGCTGATCGACGTACGGCTCGTCGACCATCTCGTGGTCGGCCGCCACGACGTCTTTTCGTTCGCCCATGCCGGCTGGCTCTAA
- the nadA gene encoding quinolinate synthase NadA: MDPAIKAVEFDKPLAGAVCGVGHAWAKVPPAPSPEERAQLKARVRTLLEREKAVLVAHYYVDAELQELADETGGCVADSLEMARFGRDHDAQTLVVAGVRFMGETAKILSPGKRILMPDLDATCSLDLGCPADEFSAFCDAHPDRTVVVYANTSAAVKARADWMVTSSIGLEIVAHLHARGEKILWAPDRHLGDYIARQTGADMLLWQGSCLVHDEFKGIELDLLRAEHPHAKVLVHPESPASVVVQADVVGSTTQLIDAATRLDATHFIVATDLGILHKMRLAAPGKTFIAAPTAGNSATCKSCAHCPWMAMNGLANLVDVLERGHNEIFVDAAVGERARVPIDRMLAFAAAHKKRVQASGDLARDTTLFANVGAA; encoded by the coding sequence ATGGACCCGGCCATCAAAGCCGTCGAATTCGACAAGCCGCTCGCGGGCGCCGTGTGCGGCGTCGGCCACGCGTGGGCGAAGGTGCCGCCGGCGCCGTCGCCCGAGGAGCGCGCGCAGTTGAAGGCACGCGTGCGTACGCTGCTCGAGCGGGAAAAAGCGGTGCTCGTCGCGCATTACTATGTCGACGCCGAGCTGCAGGAGCTCGCCGACGAGACGGGCGGTTGCGTGGCCGATTCGCTCGAAATGGCCCGCTTTGGCCGCGATCACGATGCGCAAACGCTCGTCGTGGCGGGCGTGCGGTTCATGGGTGAGACCGCCAAGATCTTGAGCCCCGGCAAGCGCATTCTGATGCCCGATCTCGACGCAACCTGCTCGCTCGATCTCGGCTGCCCGGCCGACGAGTTTTCGGCATTTTGCGACGCGCACCCCGATCGCACGGTTGTCGTCTATGCCAACACGAGCGCTGCGGTGAAGGCCCGCGCCGATTGGATGGTGACGTCGTCTATCGGTCTCGAGATCGTTGCGCACTTGCACGCGCGCGGCGAAAAGATTCTGTGGGCACCGGACCGCCATCTCGGCGACTACATCGCGCGGCAGACGGGCGCCGACATGCTGCTGTGGCAGGGCTCGTGTCTCGTTCACGACGAGTTCAAAGGCATCGAGCTCGATTTGCTGCGAGCCGAGCATCCGCACGCCAAGGTGCTCGTGCATCCCGAGTCGCCGGCGAGCGTGGTGGTGCAGGCCGACGTCGTCGGCTCGACGACTCAATTGATCGACGCGGCCACGCGTCTCGATGCGACGCATTTCATCGTCGCGACCGATCTCGGCATCTTGCACAAGATGCGCCTTGCGGCGCCCGGCAAAACGTTCATCGCAGCGCCGACGGCCGGCAATAGCGCGACGTGCAAGAGCTGTGCGCACTGTCCGTGGATGGCGATGAACGGGCTCGCGAATTTGGTCGACGTGCTCGAGCGCGGCCACAACGAGATCTTTGTCGATGCCGCCGTCGGCGAGCGTGCGCGCGTGCCGATCGATCGGATGCTCGCGTTCGCGGCCGCACACAAAAAGCGCGTGCAGGCGAGCGGGGATCTGGCTCGCGACACGACGCTCTTCGCCAACGTCGGCGCGGCCTGA
- the nadB gene encoding L-aspartate oxidase, whose amino-acid sequence MNFDVVIVGSGLAGLTVALNLAEKRRVAVIAKRSMTEGASDWAQGGIAAVLDSADSVENHVTDTLVAGAGLCDEDATRFIVEHGRSAIEWLIAQGVPFTRDDAAELGFHLTREGGHSHRRIIHAADATGHAVVATLSERARTHPNISLFEDHYAIDLITSDRLGLPGRRCHGLYALDLASGRTVTLEAPHTILATGGAGKVYLYTTNPDTATGDGIAMAWRAGCRVSNMEFIQFHPTCLFHPYAKSFLISEAVRGEGGKLVLPDGTRFMPAHDERAELAPRDIVARAIDFEIKKRGIDCVYLDISHQSPAFLHEHFPTILARCLEFGIDITKDPIPVVPAAHYTCGGVVTDLAGRTDLSGLYAVGETSYTGLHGANRLASNSLLECLVIGRSAAEAIEREGFDAAAHAPLPDWDESRVSDPDEEVVVAHNWDELRRLMWNYVGIVRTDKRLARARHRIALLRDEIQEYYANFKVSRDLLELRNLVDVASLIVESARARRESRGLHFSRDWPSALPKALPTVLSPERVRNRKL is encoded by the coding sequence ATGAATTTCGATGTCGTAATCGTAGGCAGCGGGCTCGCGGGGCTGACCGTTGCACTGAATCTTGCCGAGAAACGGCGGGTCGCCGTCATCGCGAAGCGGTCGATGACCGAAGGCGCGAGCGACTGGGCGCAAGGCGGGATCGCCGCCGTGCTCGATTCGGCCGACAGCGTCGAAAATCATGTCACGGACACGCTCGTGGCCGGCGCAGGGCTCTGCGACGAAGACGCCACGCGCTTCATCGTTGAACATGGCCGCTCGGCCATCGAATGGTTGATCGCCCAAGGTGTGCCGTTCACGCGCGACGATGCAGCCGAACTCGGCTTTCATCTGACACGCGAAGGCGGACACAGCCATCGACGCATCATCCACGCAGCGGACGCCACGGGCCACGCCGTTGTCGCGACGCTGTCCGAGCGCGCTCGCACGCATCCGAACATCTCGCTGTTCGAAGACCATTACGCGATCGACCTCATTACCTCCGATCGCCTCGGCTTACCGGGGCGTCGCTGCCACGGCCTATACGCGCTCGATCTCGCAAGCGGCCGCACGGTCACGCTCGAGGCACCGCACACGATCCTCGCCACGGGCGGCGCGGGCAAGGTCTATTTGTATACGACGAACCCCGACACCGCCACGGGCGACGGCATCGCGATGGCGTGGCGCGCGGGCTGCCGAGTGTCGAATATGGAATTCATCCAGTTCCACCCAACCTGCCTGTTCCATCCGTATGCGAAATCTTTCCTGATCAGCGAGGCGGTGCGCGGCGAAGGCGGCAAGCTCGTCCTGCCCGACGGCACGCGCTTCATGCCGGCTCACGACGAGCGCGCCGAGCTTGCGCCGCGTGACATCGTTGCGCGCGCAATCGATTTCGAGATCAAGAAACGCGGCATCGATTGCGTCTACCTCGACATCAGCCATCAAAGTCCCGCGTTCCTGCACGAACATTTCCCGACGATCCTGGCGCGCTGCCTCGAATTCGGGATCGACATCACGAAAGACCCGATTCCCGTCGTGCCGGCCGCGCACTATACGTGCGGCGGCGTCGTTACCGATTTGGCAGGGCGTACCGATTTGTCCGGCCTCTACGCGGTCGGCGAAACGTCTTACACGGGCTTGCACGGTGCGAACCGCCTCGCCAGCAATTCGCTGCTCGAATGCCTCGTCATCGGCCGCTCGGCCGCCGAAGCGATCGAGCGCGAAGGCTTCGATGCAGCCGCCCATGCGCCGCTGCCCGATTGGGACGAAAGCCGCGTGTCCGATCCCGACGAGGAAGTCGTCGTCGCGCATAATTGGGACGAGCTGCGTCGGCTCATGTGGAACTACGTCGGGATCGTTCGCACCGACAAACGCCTGGCGCGCGCGAGGCATCGCATCGCTTTGCTGCGGGATGAAATTCAGGAGTACTACGCGAACTTCAAGGTGAGCCGCGATCTGCTCGAATTACGCAATCTCGTCGACGTCGCTTCCTTGATCGTCGAAAGTGCCCGCGCGCGGCGCGAAAGCCGCGGGCTCCACTTCTCGCGCGACTGGCCGTCAGCGCTGCCCAAAGCCTTGCCGACCGTCCTCTCGCCCGAGCGCGTGCGCAACCGAAAACTCTAA
- the rpmB gene encoding 50S ribosomal protein L28, whose product MARVCQVTGKAPMSGNNVSHANNKTKRRFLPNLQYRRFWVESENRWVRLRVSNAGLRLIDKNGIDSVLADLRARGEA is encoded by the coding sequence ATGGCACGCGTATGCCAAGTAACTGGGAAAGCGCCGATGAGCGGCAACAACGTTTCCCACGCGAACAACAAGACGAAGCGGCGCTTCCTGCCGAATCTGCAATACCGCCGTTTTTGGGTGGAAAGCGAAAACCGTTGGGTGCGCCTGCGCGTTTCGAACGCCGGCTTGCGCCTGATCGATAAGAACGGCATCGATTCCGTGCTCGCCGACCTGCGCGCACGCGGCGAAGCGTAA